From the genome of Gemmatimonas phototrophica, one region includes:
- a CDS encoding ATP/GTP-binding protein translates to MSASSVLLPLDGLGRHRLKVAFVGTHGVGKTTLCFDLAAQLKRLDLGVDLVKEVARRCPLPINEDTTLDAQAWILHTQIAEEIAAASQNEVVVCDRSVLDNYAYLVASAGRQSSLEPLVLQWVRSYHALFKVPVTGAPTFDGKRAVSPTFQQQIDHLIDDLVEELGVPVHHLDPGDRAGWTAAALEHLGLATTPPQIDLFAARE, encoded by the coding sequence ATGTCTGCGTCGTCCGTGTTGCTTCCCCTTGATGGTCTGGGGCGCCACCGCCTCAAGGTGGCCTTTGTTGGCACCCACGGCGTGGGTAAGACGACCCTTTGCTTTGATCTGGCAGCACAGCTCAAGCGACTGGATCTTGGCGTGGACCTCGTGAAGGAAGTCGCGCGCCGTTGCCCGCTGCCGATCAACGAAGACACGACGCTCGACGCGCAGGCGTGGATTCTGCACACGCAGATCGCCGAGGAGATTGCGGCGGCGTCGCAGAACGAGGTGGTGGTATGCGACCGCTCGGTGCTGGACAACTACGCGTATCTGGTGGCAAGCGCGGGACGCCAGAGCTCACTGGAGCCGCTCGTGCTGCAATGGGTACGCAGCTACCACGCGCTCTTCAAAGTGCCCGTAACCGGCGCCCCCACCTTCGACGGCAAACGGGCCGTCAGCCCCACCTTTCAGCAGCAGATTGATCACCTGATCGACGATCTGGTGGAGGAGCTGGGAGTGCCCGTCCATCATCTCGATCCCGGCGATCGTGCTGGCTGGACCGCAGCGGCCCTGGAGCATCTGGGGTTAGCCACCACACCGCCACAGATCGACCTCTTTGCCGCGCGGGAGTAG
- a CDS encoding metal-sensitive transcriptional regulator, whose product MPTRVVTPKIAKAPSVLDVRTVGCGCGAQPADGETPADGRKAVAVDRDAKERNQKRLRRIEGQVRGLQKMVDDDRYCADILTQIASVHEALRAVGRELMRNHLKHCAAAAIQQGPVEAEAMYDELVEMMYRHSR is encoded by the coding sequence ATGCCCACACGAGTCGTCACTCCCAAGATTGCCAAAGCTCCCTCTGTACTCGACGTCCGGACGGTGGGGTGCGGCTGCGGCGCGCAGCCCGCAGACGGCGAGACTCCCGCTGATGGACGCAAGGCCGTCGCGGTGGACCGCGATGCCAAGGAGCGCAATCAGAAACGCCTGCGTCGCATTGAGGGGCAAGTGCGCGGTCTGCAGAAAATGGTGGACGATGATCGCTATTGCGCCGACATTCTCACCCAGATTGCCAGCGTGCACGAAGCGCTGCGCGCCGTTGGGCGGGAACTCATGCGCAACCATCTCAAGCACTGTGCCGCCGCCGCCATTCAACAGGGCCCGGTGGAAGCCGAGGCCATGTACGACGAACTCGTGGAGATGATGTACCGTCACTCGCGCTGA
- a CDS encoding heavy metal translocating P-type ATPase, with translation MTSATATLRIPVTGMTCAACSSRVQRSLQKSPGVSDAAVNLMMKSATVTFDPGAITPDALLDVIRDAGYGAALADADQTAFEEQEARERAQAAEYESLRRKALVSGGIGVLAMLVSMPLMGSLAGEHQHAVVADPFMRWSMSALDPTLRAVLPWLYAIPARALTLALLAATLLVMLWAGRHFYTRAWAALRHGAADMNTLVSVGTLAAFVYSLMATVSPVFFTSRGVMPDVYYEAVIIIIALILTGNMFEARAKMRTSAALRSLVALQPKTARVARFGEEVDAPVDTVEPDEVIIVRPGERIPTDGEVVQGDSAVDESMLTGESMPVSKHPGDRVIGGTINRTGAFRYRATTLGASSVLAQIVKLMRDAQGTRAPIQHLADRISAVFVPVVLLLAVLTFGVWYVAADTAPLVRAFAAAVAVLIIACPCAMGLAVPTAVMVASGKGAEMGVLIKGGEALQRAGDIGTVVLDKTGTITEGKPVVTDVLLAPGVEVTADVLLQRVASLERSSEHPLADAIVREAATRALVLDEPESFTSVTGRGAQGVVRDAALVVGNAAFLADWGVSTSPLADQALRLSDDGKTPMFVAMDGQLVGLIAVADPIRASSTAAIARLHAMGLQVVMLTGDNERTAQAIGRAARVDRVVAGVLPDGKVAEVKRIQAQGTVVAMVGDGINDAPALAQADVGMAIGSGTDVAVEAGDIVLMRGDLQGVVRAIALSRRTMRTMRQNLFWAFVYNVIGIPVAAGALYPAFGLQLSPILASAAMAFSSVSVVTNSLRLRRATFD, from the coding sequence ATGACATCAGCGACAGCCACACTCCGCATCCCGGTCACCGGGATGACGTGCGCCGCTTGTTCATCGCGCGTGCAACGCTCGTTGCAGAAGTCGCCCGGCGTGAGCGACGCCGCCGTGAATCTCATGATGAAGAGCGCCACGGTCACCTTCGATCCGGGCGCGATCACGCCGGATGCGTTACTCGATGTCATTCGCGACGCGGGCTATGGCGCGGCACTGGCCGACGCCGATCAAACCGCGTTCGAGGAACAGGAAGCGCGCGAGCGCGCGCAGGCCGCCGAGTATGAGTCGCTGCGCCGAAAGGCGCTCGTAAGCGGCGGGATTGGTGTCCTGGCGATGCTGGTGAGCATGCCGCTCATGGGCAGCCTCGCCGGCGAACACCAGCACGCGGTCGTGGCCGATCCGTTCATGCGCTGGAGCATGAGCGCACTCGATCCAACCCTGCGGGCCGTCCTGCCGTGGCTGTATGCCATCCCCGCGCGCGCGCTCACGCTGGCGTTGCTGGCCGCCACGTTGCTGGTCATGCTGTGGGCTGGTCGGCACTTCTACACGCGCGCCTGGGCGGCACTGCGTCATGGGGCGGCCGACATGAATACGCTGGTCAGCGTGGGCACCCTCGCGGCGTTTGTCTATTCGCTCATGGCCACGGTGTCGCCCGTCTTCTTCACTTCGCGTGGCGTGATGCCCGATGTGTACTACGAGGCGGTGATCATCATCATCGCCTTGATTCTCACCGGCAACATGTTCGAGGCCCGCGCCAAAATGCGTACCTCGGCGGCCCTGCGCTCCTTGGTGGCGCTCCAACCGAAGACGGCACGCGTGGCGCGCTTTGGTGAGGAGGTGGATGCGCCTGTGGATACCGTGGAGCCTGATGAAGTCATCATCGTGCGCCCCGGTGAACGCATCCCCACGGACGGTGAAGTGGTGCAGGGAGACAGCGCCGTGGACGAAAGCATGCTCACCGGGGAATCCATGCCCGTGAGCAAGCATCCGGGCGACCGGGTGATTGGCGGGACCATCAATCGCACCGGCGCGTTCCGCTACCGCGCCACCACACTCGGGGCCAGCAGCGTGCTGGCGCAGATCGTGAAGCTCATGCGCGATGCGCAGGGGACCCGCGCGCCCATCCAGCATCTGGCCGATCGCATCAGTGCCGTGTTTGTGCCGGTGGTGCTGCTGCTGGCCGTCCTCACCTTTGGCGTCTGGTACGTGGCCGCCGATACGGCACCCCTGGTGCGGGCGTTTGCGGCGGCGGTGGCCGTGTTGATCATCGCCTGCCCGTGTGCCATGGGACTGGCGGTGCCAACCGCGGTAATGGTGGCCAGTGGTAAGGGCGCCGAAATGGGGGTGCTCATCAAGGGCGGCGAAGCGCTGCAGCGAGCCGGCGACATCGGCACGGTGGTGCTCGACAAGACTGGCACCATTACCGAAGGCAAGCCCGTCGTGACCGATGTGCTCCTGGCGCCCGGCGTTGAGGTCACTGCGGATGTGCTGCTGCAACGTGTGGCGAGTCTTGAGCGGTCCAGTGAGCATCCGCTGGCGGATGCCATTGTGCGTGAAGCGGCCACTCGTGCGCTGGTGCTGGACGAACCGGAGTCGTTCACCTCGGTAACCGGACGTGGCGCACAGGGCGTCGTCCGTGACGCCGCGCTGGTCGTGGGCAACGCGGCCTTTTTGGCCGATTGGGGTGTGAGCACTTCGCCACTTGCGGATCAGGCGTTGCGTCTGAGCGATGATGGAAAGACACCCATGTTCGTGGCCATGGACGGTCAGCTGGTCGGCCTCATCGCCGTGGCCGATCCGATCCGCGCCTCATCCACCGCCGCTATTGCCCGTTTGCATGCCATGGGGCTGCAGGTGGTCATGCTCACGGGGGACAATGAACGCACCGCACAAGCCATTGGACGAGCGGCAAGGGTGGACCGGGTCGTCGCGGGCGTGCTCCCCGACGGCAAGGTGGCCGAGGTCAAGCGAATTCAGGCGCAGGGGACCGTGGTGGCCATGGTGGGTGACGGCATCAACGATGCCCCCGCGCTGGCGCAGGCGGACGTCGGGATGGCGATTGGCAGCGGGACGGATGTCGCGGTTGAAGCGGGAGACATTGTCCTGATGCGCGGCGACCTGCAGGGCGTGGTCCGTGCCATAGCCTTGTCGCGTCGTACCATGCGCACGATGCGGCAGAATCTCTTCTGGGCCTTTGTCTACAACGTGATCGGCATCCCCGTTGCGGCGGGCGCGCTGTATCCGGCGTTCGGTCTGCAACTCAGTCCCATTCTGGCCAGCGCCGCGATGGCGTTCAGCTCGGTGAGTGTCGTGACCAATTCCCTGCGACTCCGTCGCGCCACCTTCGACTGA